GTGGCAACGGCTCGACCGCCGCGGCGGTTGATCTGACGGCACAGGGGCACAACATACGGTTCTGGCGCAGAAATGCGTCTGCGCAGGCAGAGCTGAAGGCGCGCGGCAATGTCATCACACTCAAGGATTTCGAGGGCGCGCGTCCGATTCGGATTACCATGGTCACCGATGACATCGGCGAAGCGATCCGGGGGGCCGAGCTGATCGTCTGCCCGACACCGGCTACGGCGCAATCCGATATCGCGGCGGCCATGGCCCCGCATCTGGCGGACGGACAGGTGGTGTTTCTGCCGCCGGGCAGCTTTGGCAGCTGGATCATGGCCGACATCGTTCGCAAGGCGGGAAACCACGCCGATGTCAGCTGGGCCGAGACCGGCACCCTGCCGTATCTTACGCGGCTGCACGGGGCCGATACCGTTGCCATCACCACCCGCGCCACCCGCCTGCCGACCGGGGTCTATCCGCTGCGCAACGCGGAACATGCGCATTCGGTCCTTGCGCGGGCCTATCCTGCGGTCGAACCGGCGGGCGATGCGCTGTCGGGGGCACTGATGAACGCAGGCCCCATCATCCACCCGCCGCTGATCACGATGAACGCGGGCCCGATCGAGCATTTCGACCATTGGGACATCCACAACGAGGGCACCCAGCCCGCCATCCGCCGGGTCACCACGCGGCTTGACGCCGAGCGCATGGCTGTGCGCGAGGCGCTGGGCTATGGCGCGCCGCATTTCCCGCTGGCCGATCACTACGAGACCTCGGACTGGATGTATGGCAACCTCGCCCATGACAAGCTGGTCGACAGCGGCGACTGGCGCGAGCATCTGGTGCTGACCGAACATCGCTACATGCGCGAGGATGTGGCGGTGGGGCTGGCCCTGCTGGTTTCGGTCGCCGATTGGGCCGGCGTGCCCGCGCCTACGGCGACGGGGCTCTTGGCGCTGGGCTCGGCGATCTGCGACGACGATTTCCGCCAGAGCGGCCGGACATTGGAGAACCTTGGGCTGGCCGACATGGACCGCGCCGCTTTGCAGACCATGCTGCGGGACGGGGCCTGAGATGGCGGCGCGGGAAACCATCGCCGCTGTGGGCGCCGGGCGCATGGGCCGGGGCATGGCCGTGGCCTTCGCCTATTCCGGCCACCCGGTCCGCCTGATCGACGCCAAACCGCGACCCATGGACGAATTCGACCGGCTCAAGGCCGAGATACGGGCCGAGCTGGGCAGTACCTTCGTGCTGATGGCCGATGTAGGCCTGATGCAGGCGAGCGAAGCTGACGCCATGCTGGCCCGTGTCGAGGTTGTGGGCCACGACGATCTGGCGGCGGCGCTTGCCGGGGTGCCCTTCGTCTTCGAAGGCGTGCCCGAGACGCTGGAGGCCAAGCGCGAGGTGTTCGAACGCCTGTCGCGCCATGCCGACGCGGATGCCGTCATCGCCTCGACCACCTCGACCATCCTGTCAAACGACCTTCAGGGGTTTGTCACCCCGCCCGACCGGTTCCTCAATGCCCACTGGCTCAACCCCGCCTATCTGGTGCCGCTGGTCGAGGTTTCGCCCGGCGATGCCACCGATCCGGCGGTAACCGCCCGCCTGCTCGACCTGCTGGAGCGGATCGGCAAGGTGCCGGTCACCTGCGCCGTCAGCCCCGGCTATATCGTGCCGCGCATCCAGGCGCTGGCGATGAACGAGGCCGCTCGGCTGGTTGAGGAAGGCGTTGCCAGCAGCGCCGATATCGACAAGGCCACGAAATACGGCTTCGGCTTCCGGTTCGCGGTGCTGGGCCTGTTGGAATTCATCGATTGGGGCGGCGGCGATATCCTCTACCACGCCAGCCGCTACATGACGCGCGCCACCGGGCAGAACCGGTTCGCCGCGCCCGATATCATCGAGACCAACATGGCCGAGGGCCGGCGCGGCCTGCGCGACGGGCGCGGTTTTCTCGATTATGACGGGCTCGACGTTGCCGCCTATCAGCGGGAACGTATCGGCGCCTTTGCCGCCATGCTGCGCCATCTCGACAAGATGCCGGTCAAGGGCGACTAGATCGGAGTTTGCACCCCAGCTTCTGCTTCTTTCTGGTCAAAAATACTCAAAAAGCACCGGTGCGCCCGCGCCACCATTCCCGGTTCATCCCTGCCCGATGAACCTGCGGATACTGTCCAGCAGCAGATCGTTATGCGCGGGCAGCGACAGCGAGAAGCGGAAGAACGCTTCCAGCCCCGCCTCGCGGGTGCGGTTGACGACGATCCCGGCATCCTCGAACAGA
The window above is part of the Ruegeria pomeroyi DSS-3 genome. Proteins encoded here:
- a CDS encoding NAD/NADP-dependent octopine/nopaline dehydrogenase family protein, which produces MEIAVLGGGNGSTAAAVDLTAQGHNIRFWRRNASAQAELKARGNVITLKDFEGARPIRITMVTDDIGEAIRGAELIVCPTPATAQSDIAAAMAPHLADGQVVFLPPGSFGSWIMADIVRKAGNHADVSWAETGTLPYLTRLHGADTVAITTRATRLPTGVYPLRNAEHAHSVLARAYPAVEPAGDALSGALMNAGPIIHPPLITMNAGPIEHFDHWDIHNEGTQPAIRRVTTRLDAERMAVREALGYGAPHFPLADHYETSDWMYGNLAHDKLVDSGDWREHLVLTEHRYMREDVAVGLALLVSVADWAGVPAPTATGLLALGSAICDDDFRQSGRTLENLGLADMDRAALQTMLRDGA
- a CDS encoding 3-hydroxybutyryl-CoA dehydrogenase, coding for MAARETIAAVGAGRMGRGMAVAFAYSGHPVRLIDAKPRPMDEFDRLKAEIRAELGSTFVLMADVGLMQASEADAMLARVEVVGHDDLAAALAGVPFVFEGVPETLEAKREVFERLSRHADADAVIASTTSTILSNDLQGFVTPPDRFLNAHWLNPAYLVPLVEVSPGDATDPAVTARLLDLLERIGKVPVTCAVSPGYIVPRIQALAMNEAARLVEEGVASSADIDKATKYGFGFRFAVLGLLEFIDWGGGDILYHASRYMTRATGQNRFAAPDIIETNMAEGRRGLRDGRGFLDYDGLDVAAYQRERIGAFAAMLRHLDKMPVKGD